The Paramisgurnus dabryanus chromosome 3, PD_genome_1.1, whole genome shotgun sequence genome includes a window with the following:
- the LOC141281890 gene encoding high affinity immunoglobulin gamma Fc receptor I-like produces MSLPRATVRVTPDRSVFTGETVTLKCEIEDQYRSLNWRYLWYKNTTKVFNSGRYTLNRDSLTIRGVTESDQDEFRCSTGIHGRPQTLQSSSAAYLTVKGSKPKLTSNTEGSVLTGNTVTLKCHIDHWSTEWKFYWYNNTQNTEKTTTATNSYTIHSVKVSDGGQYWCRAGRGKPDYYTDYSDGLWINVTESPKPVVSVDPDKQLFRGETVTLRCDIQDTGDTEWTYSWTVKKTNNRNIITQCNTQECKINNIQPTDSGKYTCRGKIREQNTEMSDAVTLTVSSGEFICLFIIISVKR; encoded by the exons ATGT CTTTGCCCAGAGCTACAGTGAGAGTAACACCAGACAGATCTGTGTTCACTGGAGAGACAGTCACTCTGAAGTGTGAGATAGAGGATCAGTACAGATCATTAAACTGGAGATATCTGTggtataaaaacacaactaaAGTGTTTAATTCTGGGCGTTACACTTTAAACAGAGACTCTCTCACTATCAGAGGAGTTACTGAATCTGATCAGGATGAGTTCAGATGTAGTACAGGGATACACGGACGACCACAAACTTTACAATCAAGCTCCGCTGCTTACCTAACTGTGAAGG GATCAAAACCTAAACTCACATCAAATACTGAAGGATCTGTACTGACAGGTAACACAGTGACTCTGAAGTGTCACATTGATCATTGGTCTACTGAATGGAAGTTTTACTGGTACaacaacacacaaaacactgAGAAGACGACAACAGCAACAAACTCTTACACAATCCACAGTGTTAAAGTTTCAGATGGAGGTCAGTACTGGTGTAGAGCTGGAAGAGGAAAACCAGACTATTACACAGACTACAGTGATGGACTGTGGATAAATGTTACAG AGAGTCCTAAACCTGTAGTGAGTGTTGATCCTGACAAACAGCTGTTCAGAGGAGAAACTGTTACTCTGAGATGTGACATACAGGATACAGGAGACACTGAGTGGACATACAGCTGGACTGTAAAGAAGACaaataacagaaatataatCACACAATGCAACACACAAGAGTGTAAAATCAACAACATTCAACCCACTGACAGTGGTAAATACACCTGTAGAGGAAAGATACGTGAACAAAACACTGAGATGAGTGATGCTGTTACACTGACTGTATCATCAGGTGAGTTTATATGTTTGTTCATCATTATTAGTGTGAAGAGATGA
- the LOC135733710 gene encoding leukocyte immunoglobulin-like receptor subfamily A member 3 gives MAMISLPLVLLLISNIYSHTAERPTPQLSVWPDDHVFRGETVNLRCVINGGRCRRWQYSWYKDDSIIQRNKLQHYTIRSVTESDAGEYTCRGTKTRGSRYSRISNAVTLTVSGSKPKPDLTSDTEGSVLTGNTVTLKCRIDHWSTGWKFYWYKNTQNTEKMTTETNSYTINCVKDSDGGQYWCRAGRGNPDYYTDYSDGLWINVTESPKPVVSVNPDKQLFRGETVTLRCDIQDTGDTEWTYIWTVEKRNNRNIITQCNTQECKINNIQQTDSGKYTCRGKSVNEQYTEMSDAVTLTVSSDKPKPVLSVSPDRWLTEGDSVTLMCEVINSSTGWTFSWFTEQKKGDYQLVSDSIRGSKGNYTLSSVTVKHNGVYACRAERGDPVYHTKYSNTKPLWITGVSPSVSLTISSNRSQHFSSESLSLSCEDHSKSTGWTVRRYTNTLGTCSSSIFGSEPGSTCTIRSLYTSDTGVYWCQSESGEKLHHVNISVHDVDVILDSPVHPVTEGDNLTLCCLYRDKKPSKLKAEFYKDGSLVQNQTTGDMMIIPTVSKSHEGFYYCKHPERGASPKSWISVTGGAQEIFDRSILIICLLAVCLFP, from the exons ATGGCGATGATTTCTCTTCCTCTAGTTCTCT TGCTGATTTCAAACATTTACTCTCATACTGCAG AAAGACCGACACCTCAATTGTCTGTTTGGCCTGATGATCATGTATTCAGAGGAGAAACTGTCAATCTCAGATGTGTCATCAATGGAGGAAGATGCAGGAGGTGGCAGTACAGCTGGTATAAAGATGATTCAATCATCCAGCGAAATAAACTTCAGCATTACACAATCAGATCTGTTACTGAGTCTGACGCAGGTGAATACACCTGTAGAGGAACAAAGACCAGGGGATCACGATACTCACGCATCAGTAATGCAGTTACACTGACAGTATCAG GATCAAAACCAAAACCTGATCTCACCTCAGATACTGAAGGATCTGTACTGACAGGTAACACAGTGACTCTGAAGTGTCGCATTGATCATTGGTCTACTGGATGGAAGTTTTACTggtacaaaaacacacaaaacactgaGAAGATGACAACAGAAACAAACTCTTACACAATCAACTGTGTTAAAGATTCAGATGGAGGTCAGTACTGGTGTAGAGCTGGAAGAGGAAACCCAGACTATTACACAGACTATAGTGATGGACTGTGGATAAATGTTACAG AGAGTCCAAAACCTGTAGTGAGTGTTAATCCTGACAAACAGCTGTTCAGAGGAGAAACTGTTACTCTGAGATGTGACATACAGGATACAGGAGACACTGAGTGGACATACATCTGGACTGTAGAGAAgagaaataacagaaatataatCACACAATGCAACACACAAGAGTGTAAAATCAACAACATTCAACAGACTGACAGTGGTAAATACACCTGTAGAGGAAAGAGTGTAAATGAACAATACACTGAGATGAGTGATGCTGTTACACTGACTGTATCATCAG ATAAACCCAAGCCAGTTTTAAGTGTTTCTCCAGACCGGTGGTTGACTGAAGGAGATTCAGTGACTCTGATGTGTGAGGTTATAAATTCATCTACAGGCTGGACATTCAGCTGGTTCACTGAACAGA AGAAAGGCGACTATCAGCTTGTGTCAGACAGCATTCGAGGATCTAAAGGCAACTATACTCTGAGTTCAGTGACTGTGAAGCACAACGGAGTTTATGCTTGCAGAGCAGAGAGAGGAGATCCAGTCTATCACACAAAGTACAGTAACACAAAGCCACTGTGGATCACTG GTGTTTCTCCTTCAGTCTCTCTGACCATCAGCTCCAACAGATCTCAACACTTCTCATCtgaatctctctctctgagCTGTGAGGATCACAGTAAATCTACTGGATGGACAGTGAGaagatacacaaacacattgggAACTTGTTCATCATCAATCTTTGGATCAGAACCAGGATCTACATGTACAATCAGATCTCTCTACACATCTGATACTGGAGTGTACTGGTGTCAGTCTGAATCTGGAGAGAAACTTCATCATGTTAATATCTCAGTTCATG ATGTTGATGTGATTCTGGACAGTCCTGTTCATCCTGTGACTGAAGGAGATAATCTGACTCTGTGCTGTTTATATCGAGATAAAAAACCCTCTAAACTGAAAGCTGAATTTTATAAAGATGGATCATTGGTGCAGAATCAGACTACAGGAGACATGATGATCATCCCTACAGTCTCAAAGTCACATGAGGGTTTCTACTACTGTAAACACCCAGAGAGAGGAGCGTCTCCAAAGAGCTGGATCTCAGTCACAG GAGGGGCTCAGGAGATATTTGATCGCAGCATACTGATCATTTGTCTGCTGGCAGTTTGCTTATTTCCTTAG